The Shewanella pealeana ATCC 700345 genome contains the following window.
CTCTTCGTCATCACCTATGATATCTGGCGCACGCAATAAAAACTCTGCGTTAGCAATATCGTCTTTATCTGGCTGACCGTAATATTTAAGCGAGTTATAAACAAAGTCGTCATTGCCGATAGAGCATAGCAGGTCAATCTTAGTCGCTAAGTTATCAATCACATGGCGATAAAGCTGCTGAATATCGGCATCCATTACGTTTTCAACGGGTAGCTTGTACAGCTGCTCGCGGAACTGATATGGATTAAGGTTTAGCTGCTTGTAGCTAAACTCTGGTGCCACAGCCCCTTTGCGCGCTAAAAACTTTTTACGCTCACTGGCAATATTAATCGGGTTAATATACTTCAGTGTGGCAACGTTGTTAGCCAACTTATATAAGCTTTTATCTAATGATAAAATCTCAGGCGATAACGTCGATGACAATAAGTCGACATTTCTCACCGATTTACGCTTACCAAAACGGCGCATAAAGAATGCAGCAGTTTCAGATATCGCCTGCTTAATCCCCGCCTTTAGCTCTTCCAAAACCAGTGGGTATAACTCACCCGTGGTTTCGTCCATAAACACTTTTTTAACTTCGACAGGTAACACCAAGGTGTTATCGAAATGCGCGTTTACGTGAGCAATTAAATAGCCGCGACCTTGAAACACTTCATCTGTGGCAGCGCGCACGGCAAGGTTTGGTAGCTCAATCTTATTAAGTTGCTTCTCAAAATGGCCTGGTGTGCCACCCCAACGTTCGATATCAATCTGGCTGGTGCCAATATTAAACGTCGGCGTATCGGCTTCTATACGCTGATGGTTATACGAGTGCGTATCGAACACGATGCAGTTTTTAAACTGCTTCTCTAGACGCGTAATCAAAGCACTCAGTACGTTATAAAACGACTGGTGCTTAGCGTGACTTTCGCTACGCTGTTTAGTGCTTAATGGCTTTTGCCAGACTTGCTTGTTCCACGCGGTTTTGAAATAGGTTGAATGCGCCTTTGGGCGGTTCAAGTCATATTCAAAACGAGAGTCATTACCTATCAAGACAATAGGGAATGACGACAGCATTTCGTCTGTGTACGGGTCTTCTTCATAAAAGCGTTCTTCTTTAGTCAGCAAGAAGGACTTGTTAAGGTCATCGCGTAAGCGGTGACCATTATGAATAGCAGTACATACAACTGGAGAGTACTCATCAATCTTAACGATGAATGAGCCGCCTTCAACTTCAGCTTGAAAGCACTCGCCTTTATTAATTAACGCAATACACTCTTTTTCAGATAATGTGAGCATCGTCAATCGCCTTTCTAAACTCGCTTCTTCTCTGTGTTAATGCTTCTTTGGCATTGACTACACTTTCAACGAAATCAATGACTTTTTTCTGAAGCTTAACGTTATTAAGCTTATTGATACGCATAATGCCACCCGGGCTTTGTACGTTAACTTCAATCAGCTTTTCGTTAATCACGTCGATACCAACAAAGAATAAACCGTCACGCACCAGCTTAGGACCGATATGCTTACACAGCTCTTTTTCTTTCTTGGTTAAAACGTGCTTAACCACACTGCCACCTGCGTGAATATTAGAGCGCACTTCGCCTTGTGCAGGAATACGCTTCATTGCGCCAATAGGCTCGCCGTTTAGCATTAAAATACGTACGTCACCTTCTTCGGCGCCCTCGACGTATTCTTGTAAAATAACGTAGTTGCCGCCTTTGCCACTGTTGATGTAAAACTCAAGCAGTGAGTGGAAGCTCTTTTGTGCTGCCTTTTCAACCAGAATAACGCCTTGACCACCGTAGCCATCAAGCGGCTTCATGATCATCTTATCAGTCTTAGATTCACGTAGTACTTCTTCTAAATACTCTGGTGTTTTTGATACGTGAGTAACTGGAATAAACTTATTGCTAGGATCATCAAACGAAGCGGTGTAAAGCTTGTTGTTAGCAATACGTAGACCATCAATATCGTTCATGATGAATACGTCATCACGCACTGAATCGAGGAAGTTAAGCGCGATAGGATCAAGTGGTGGATTGGCACGCATAATAATGCTGTCAAAACCCGCTAGCGGTAAACGCAACTTCTTGAACTCAGCTCTCTTGTAGAAAGACACGATATTAGTCGGCGTAACCTGATCTTTATTAAACACCTGGCAAAAAGCACTAGCTTCTGAATCACGCATGGTTAGGTTGCTGGTCGTTGCTAACGCAACCGTATGTCCCCTTGCCACACATTCGTGAATTAAACGCAGTGTAGTGTCGGTTTCAGGCTCAACGCTTGACCATGGGTACATCAGAAATAAAATATTCAATGAAACTCTCTTAACAAAGGGAACGCTCTAAAGATCTTGGGCCGGGTGATGGCTTGGGGAGGTGTAGAGTATTCAAAATAAACAACACAATGGCTCGGGTTAGAAACAACCTTGACCAGACAATGGCATCTATCTATCAATACAAATTTGAACTAGATGAAGTGGCGTAATTTACACCATATTTTGAGATTGGAATATAAAAATTTTTATCGAAGACATTTTTAGATAAGTCACTGTCCTAAATAGAGCCGCGCAATCAGTTAAAGCGATTGAAAACAGGTAGATAAGCAGGAAAGGTGTAGGGTAATCTGTCAATTATGATTCATACTCATTACCAGATAGTCATGAAAAACGGTATCCATACTACTGTCAGTAAAGCCTAAGCCTGATACCTGTCGCTAAGTTATACTCGCGACAAATTTGACGTTTCTTTCACACAGTCAGTAATAGACTAAACTTTCGATGATTACTAACTAAGTCCTCTCCATAGGACTCTTTAGGTACTTGCCCGTGAGCCTAATTCAACACCATGCCTCTACTTCAGAAACCTTATATGAGCCATTCTCAGTTAAGCACCACATAACACTCCCCTTATTAGTATTTCTGTTGGTTGCGTCATTATTCGAATATTTTCAATTTGATCTCGACATTGCTCAATACATTTTTGACTGGCAAGGGGGGCTGACTTACTGGCCGTTAAAAACACAATGGTTTACCAGTACCATAATGCATACTGGCGGGCGAGATCTCGTCATATTACTGGGTGTACTTTTATTTACCGCTTTGGGATTGAGTTTTAAAATTCAATACCTTAACCAATATAGCCGTAACTTATTTTGCCTAGCCATGAGTGTTGTCAGCAGTATTTTAATCGTTAAATTTGCCAAAGACTTCACTCATGTCAATTGTCCTTGGGACTTGACGCGATTTGGTGGTCATGTCGCTTACACAGCCATTTTTAGCCCACTACCTGCAGGCACAGAACTTGGTCGATGCTTTCCAGGGGGGCATTCAAGTGGTGGCTATGCATGGGTGGCTCTTTATTATTTCGCGTTACAAGTTAACCCTAAATATCGCTGGGCAGGCTTAGCCTTCGGAGTCACACTGGGCTTGAGTTTTAGTATTACTCAGCAGCTAAGAGGTGCGCATTTTTTCTCTCATGGGATATGGAGTTTAGCGATATCTTGGTTTGTTGCTAGCGGTTATTACTACCTTTTGTTTGCAAGCAAAAGATCAGGAAAAAATGCTCTCGTAATGGAATCGAACAAGAAAGCGTTAAATAAGCCCAGTGCTGTTTAACGCATCACTGCCACAGTTCAAAACTCAGCCACCACAATAGTAAGTTGTGGCTTATATTCTTTGAGTTATAAGCCACTAAACTGTCTATTACATTAAGCATAAAGGTCACTCGGATTATTAACTTTCACCTGATTTCTCCCCGCTAACTTAGCTTTATACAACGCCATATCTGCACGTTTGACCCAAGCTTCAACCTCTTCATTCGCTATTGACTCTGCGATGCCAGTGCTGAGTGTGACCTTGTCGACTTCAGGGTATGCCTCCACAATGCCTTCAGCCACTTTCTGACCGATATTACGCGTGATTTTCAACGCGCTTTCAGCATTAGTATTATCAAATAAGAGTAGGAACTCATCACCACCTAAACGAAATAGTAAGTCAGTCTTCCTACAATGGCTGTTAATTAGCTTAACCACTGTTTTAATAACTTGGTCCCCCATATCGTGGCCATGTAAATCATTCACATCCTTGAAATAATCAATATCTATTGCCGCAATACAGGTGGCTTGATCCATCTTGGCTTTTTCACTCGCCGCTATTAAAGATGCGTCCAACTGATGACGATTGAGTGCGCCAGTTAATGAGTCTCGCGTTGACAGATAACTTAAATTGGCCTGCAGCTTTCTCACCGTTTCAATAACATAATGAGCAATTGATACACAGAAAAGCAGCGCAAGAGTAAATCGCAGTGTCACCGTGGGTTCTTGATGCGGAAGTGCCGCTACAGCACTCGTTAAGATAATTCCCCCATTAGCCAACATGGCCATTTTTTTAGGGACTAATAGTACGATGCTTGTGACAACAGGAAACACCCAGTATGTTGCCAGCGTACCAAAGGCATGGATGCTTAACACCATAGAGATGGCGAGCAAAAAAAGTGGTGGTCTATAACCCAATATATTGCGATTTAGTCGCAATATACCAAAGACTTCAATGACCAAACTTAACTCAAAGGCAAGTAAAGAAAAGCCGAGCAAGGTCTCTCCTATCACAAAATTCTTGATGCTCAGAGGTAGAAAAGTCATCAGTGTCACAAGCAAAAT
Protein-coding sequences here:
- a CDS encoding flavohemoglobin expression-modulating QEGLA motif protein, with the translated sequence MLTLSEKECIALINKGECFQAEVEGGSFIVKIDEYSPVVCTAIHNGHRLRDDLNKSFLLTKEERFYEEDPYTDEMLSSFPIVLIGNDSRFEYDLNRPKAHSTYFKTAWNKQVWQKPLSTKQRSESHAKHQSFYNVLSALITRLEKQFKNCIVFDTHSYNHQRIEADTPTFNIGTSQIDIERWGGTPGHFEKQLNKIELPNLAVRAATDEVFQGRGYLIAHVNAHFDNTLVLPVEVKKVFMDETTGELYPLVLEELKAGIKQAISETAAFFMRRFGKRKSVRNVDLLSSTLSPEILSLDKSLYKLANNVATLKYINPINIASERKKFLARKGAVAPEFSYKQLNLNPYQFREQLYKLPVENVMDADIQQLYRHVIDNLATKIDLLCSIGNDDFVYNSLKYYGQPDKDDIANAEFLLRAPDIIGDDEEPSFDASHAVQSFQKQADEWGLKCKVEKSSRIVAKAMVDSERNCLLINKDAMFTAKELIAFANHELGVHMLTTVNARRQKLRVLSLGLVGNTHTQEGVAIYSEYCSGNLTLNRLKILALRVIAVNLMLEQRDFSMTFQTLMREYGQTTEQAFTLTTRVYRGGGFTKDFLYLKGFRDIVNLSKTTPLDNLLVGKAGILDLSIISEMVERNMLEKPVPLFELKHKSTPETAVIDYLVSAIR
- the gshB gene encoding glutathione synthase, with the protein product MNILFLMYPWSSVEPETDTTLRLIHECVARGHTVALATTSNLTMRDSEASAFCQVFNKDQVTPTNIVSFYKRAEFKKLRLPLAGFDSIIMRANPPLDPIALNFLDSVRDDVFIMNDIDGLRIANNKLYTASFDDPSNKFIPVTHVSKTPEYLEEVLRESKTDKMIMKPLDGYGGQGVILVEKAAQKSFHSLLEFYINSGKGGNYVILQEYVEGAEEGDVRILMLNGEPIGAMKRIPAQGEVRSNIHAGGSVVKHVLTKKEKELCKHIGPKLVRDGLFFVGIDVINEKLIEVNVQSPGGIMRINKLNNVKLQKKVIDFVESVVNAKEALTQRRSEFRKAIDDAHII
- a CDS encoding phosphatase PAP2 family protein; the encoded protein is MSLIQHHASTSETLYEPFSVKHHITLPLLVFLLVASLFEYFQFDLDIAQYIFDWQGGLTYWPLKTQWFTSTIMHTGGRDLVILLGVLLFTALGLSFKIQYLNQYSRNLFCLAMSVVSSILIVKFAKDFTHVNCPWDLTRFGGHVAYTAIFSPLPAGTELGRCFPGGHSSGGYAWVALYYFALQVNPKYRWAGLAFGVTLGLSFSITQQLRGAHFFSHGIWSLAISWFVASGYYYLLFASKRSGKNALVMESNKKALNKPSAV
- a CDS encoding GGDEF domain-containing protein, whose amino-acid sequence is MDRLSFLGKPQDEGLFDLYSRQRVLIFILLVTLMTFLPLSIKNFVIGETLLGFSLLAFELSLVIEVFGILRLNRNILGYRPPLFLLAISMVLSIHAFGTLATYWVFPVVTSIVLLVPKKMAMLANGGIILTSAVAALPHQEPTVTLRFTLALLFCVSIAHYVIETVRKLQANLSYLSTRDSLTGALNRHQLDASLIAASEKAKMDQATCIAAIDIDYFKDVNDLHGHDMGDQVIKTVVKLINSHCRKTDLLFRLGGDEFLLLFDNTNAESALKITRNIGQKVAEGIVEAYPEVDKVTLSTGIAESIANEEVEAWVKRADMALYKAKLAGRNQVKVNNPSDLYA